In Pyrus communis chromosome 8, drPyrComm1.1, whole genome shotgun sequence, one genomic interval encodes:
- the LOC137743606 gene encoding uncharacterized protein, whose amino-acid sequence MALRSARPSHILQSVIVLSLLSLGFVIYKVNDFTTQTKTLAGHNLEPTPWHFFPPKTFTDETLHDRAYKLIHCSYLACRYTSNEVPERRRPPSSRAKAPKCPEFFRWIQHDLEPWARTRISAAHLETAKQYAAFRVVIVDGRLYVDLYWACVQSRAMFTIWGFLQLLARYPGRVPDVDIMFDCMDKPIINRTEHQSMPLPVFRYCTDGDHFDIPFPDWSFWGWPELNIHPWAEQFREIKWGSQERSWKKKEPFAYWKGNPDVSSPVRTELLNCNDTKMWSAQIMRQDWEAEARAGYEQSKLSKQCNHQYKIYAEGYAWSVSLKYIVSCGSLTLIITPQYEDFFSRGLIPKINYWPISPNAICPSIKSAVDWALEHQSEAKAMGQRGQDFMESLSMDRVYDYMFHLITEYSKLLDFKPDIPASAMEVCTESLLCLADPIQRECLKKSTAYPSPGPPCALQSADSSLIKRWKRRKQETMDAVEDMNPKERRRLN is encoded by the exons ATGGCTCTGAGATCCGCCAGGCCCTCTCACATCCTCCAATCCGTCATCGTCCTCTCCCTTCTCTCACTCGGCTTCGTCATCTACAAG GTGAACGACTTCACCACTCAGACCAAGACACTGGCCGGCCACAACCTCGAGCCGACGCCGTGGCACTTCTTCCCGCCAAAAACCTTCACCGACGAGACCCTCCACGACCGAGCGTACAAGCTTATCCACTGCTCCTACCTCGCCTGCCGCTACACAAGCAACGAAGTCCCTGAACGACGCCGTCCTCCGTCGTCCCGCGCGAAAGCCCCGAAATGCCCCGAGTTCTTCCGTTGGATCCAGCATGATCTGGAGCCCTGGGCCCGGACCCGGATCTCCGCCGCCCATTTGGAGACCGCCAAGCAATACGCGGCGTTTCGCGTGGTGATTGTTGACGGGAGGCTGTATGTGGATTTGTACTGGGCTTGCGTGCAGAGCCGCGCCATGTTCACCATTTGGGGTTTTCTGCAGCTCCTGGCCAGGTATCCGGGTCGGGTTCCGGATGTGGATATCATGTTTGATTGTATGGATAAGCCCATCATCAACCGGACCGAGCACCAATCGATGCCGTTGCCGGTTTTCCGGTACTGTACGGACGGTGATCACTTTGATATCCCATTTCCTGATTGGTCCTTCTGGGGTTG GCCAGAGCTTAACATTCATCCCTGGGCAGAGCAGTTCCGAGAAATCAAGTGGGGTTCTCAGGAAAGAAGTTGGAAAAAGAAGGAGCCTTTTGCATATTGGAAAGGAAACCCAGATGTTAGTTCCCCTGTTCGTACAGAGTTACTTAACTGCAATGACACGAAGATGTGGAGTGCGCAGATTATGCGTCAG GATTGGGAAGCGGAAGCAAGGGCTGGTTATGAGCAGTCTAAACTATCTAAGCAGTGTAATCATCA GTACAAAATCTATGCAGAAGGCTATGCTTGGTCAGTCAGCTTGAAATATATCGTATCATGTGGCTCGCTTACACTAATAATAACCCCACAATATGAGGATTTCTTCAGCCGTGGTCTCATTCCTAAGATTAATTATTGGCCCATCTCCCCTAACGCTATATGCCCATCCATAAAGTCTGCTGTGGACTGGGCTCTTGAACACCAATCTGAG GCTAAGGCAATGGGACAAAGAGGGCAGGATTTCATGGAAAGCCTAAGCATGGATCGGGTCTATGATTACATGTTTCACCTCATAACAGAGTACTCAAAGTTGCTGGACTTCAAGCCAGACATTCCAGCGTCCGCAATGGAAGTATGTACAGAATCCCTGCTTTGTCTTGCTGACCCGATACAGAGGGAGTGTCTTAAAAAGTCTACCGCGTACCCTTCTCCTGGCCCCCCGTGCGCTCTCCAGTCGGCTGATAGTAGTCTCATCAAGAGATGGAAGCGGCGAAAACAAGAAACGATGGATGCCGTGGAGGACATGAATCCGAAGGAACGGAGACGATTAAACTAG
- the LOC137741348 gene encoding probable pyridoxal 5'-phosphate synthase subunit PDX1 translates to MADSSGVVTVYGKGAIYETTSKSSPFSVKVGLAQMLRGGVIMDVVNPAQARIAEEAGACAVMALERVPSDIRSQGGVARMSDPQLIKEIKRSVTIPVMAKARIGHFVEAQILEAIGVDYVDESEVLTLADEEHHINKHNFRVPFVCGCRDLGEALRRIREGAAMIRTKGEAGTGNIVEAVRHVRHVMGDIRVLRNMDDDEVFAYAKRISAPYDLMIQTKQVGRLPVVHFAAGGVATPADAALMMQLGCDGVFVGSGVFKSSDPARRARAIVQASTHYSDPDVLADISCGLGEAMGGINLNDEKVERFAFRSD, encoded by the coding sequence ATGGCTGATAGCAGCGGCGTTGTCACTGTCTACGGCAAAGGCGCCATATACGAAACCACCAGCAAGTCTTCCCCGTTCTCCGTCAAAGTTGGCCTCGCCCAAATGCTCCGCGGTGGCGTCATCATGGACGTCGTCAACCCTGCCCAGGCCCGTATCGCCGAGGAGGCCGGTGCCTGCGCCGTCATGGCCCTCGAGCGCGTCCCCTCCGATATCCGATCACAGGGCGGTGTTGCTCGAATGTCCGACCCCCAGCTCATCAAGGAGATCAAGCGCTCCGTCACCATCCCCGTCATGGCCAAAGCCCGCATCGGCCATTTTGTTGAGGCCCAAATCCTCGAAGCCATCGGCGTCGACTACGTCGACGAGAGCGAAGTCCTCACCCTCGCCGACGAGGAGCACCACATCAACAAGCACAATTTTCGAGTCCCGTTCGTCTGCGGATGCCGGGATCTCGGCGAGGCGCTCCGCCGGATCCGCGAGGGCGCCGCGATGATCCGGACGAAGGGGGAAGCCGGCACCGGAAACATCGTTGAAGCCGTTCGGCACGTCCGGCACGTGATGGGGGACATCAGGGTCTTGAGGAACATGGACGACGACGAGGTGTTTGCGTACGCGAAGAGAATCTCGGCGCCGTACGATCTCATGATACAGACGAAGCAGGTCGGGAGGCTGCCAGTGGTGCATTTTGCCGCCGGCGGCGTGGCGACTCCCGCAGACGCGGCGCTGATGATGCAGTTGGGGTGCGACGGGGTTTTCGTCGGGTCGGGTGTGTTCAAGAGCAGTGACCCGGCCCGGAGAGCCCGGGCGATTGTGCAGGCTTCGACCCATTACAGTGACCCGGATGTGCTGGCGGACATCAGCTGCGGATTGGGCGAGGCAATGGGCGGGATTAATCTGAACGACGAGAAGGTCGAGAGGTTCGCATTTCGGTCTGACTGA